One Spiribacter halobius DNA segment encodes these proteins:
- a CDS encoding PTS sugar transporter subunit IIA — protein sequence MSVGVLLVTHNRLGEELLRTARTILGGHPLATGTLGVPQDSDPSAALQRGLTLLGQLDDGDGALILTDAFGSTPSNVAVRLGQQAGAPVISGVNLPMLLRVLNYPQLPLEELRAKALSGGRDGILLVEPSPLLRQDHGG from the coding sequence ATGAGCGTCGGCGTGCTGCTCGTCACCCACAACCGGCTCGGCGAGGAGCTGCTGCGCACGGCGCGCACCATCCTCGGCGGCCACCCGCTCGCCACGGGCACGCTGGGGGTGCCCCAGGACAGCGACCCGTCGGCGGCGCTGCAGCGCGGCCTTACCCTCCTCGGCCAGCTCGACGACGGCGACGGCGCCCTGATCCTCACCGACGCCTTCGGCTCGACACCGAGCAACGTCGCCGTGCGCCTCGGCCAGCAGGCCGGCGCGCCGGTGATCTCCGGGGTCAACCTGCCCATGCTCCTGCGCGTGCTGAACTACCCGCAGCTGCCGCTGGAGGAGCTGCGCGCCAAGGCCCTCTCCGGCGGGCGCGACGGCATCCTGCTGGTGGAGCCTTCGCCGCTGCTCAGGCAGGACCATGGGGGCTGA